The genomic region CTGCTACCAGCTTCTGCTTCTTGGAGTTTTCGGAAAGTATGATAATCACGCCACGAGGAGTACGTCACCCAGAAGCCACCGGCATCATTTACCGACATACATGATGCAGCTCTACCGACACTTCAAGCTCAACCAAACGCGTCCCGTGGAGAAAACAGAGCACGAGCAAGCGGACACCATCAAGAGCATCCTCTCCAAGAGTAAGATTTGCTTTTCTTTCGTTTCTAGCTGCATGCTTTTTATTCGCATGAAAGTTTTCGCGCCGTGGTAAAATCTCCGAAGCTGTCTTTGGCTCCTGGCTGTCAGATCTCAGCGCCAGACTCCTTCAATCCACATTGTCCAGGACTAAAGCTGATGTGGATTAGAGTCTCGCCAGACATCCTCACACAAACCCAAATCAACATCAGCCCCTCGGCGGTTTTTCACACGTCCCTGATTAGATTAGGAGCGCGGGCACGCGGCGTTTAACGGGGGTCTGGAGGGTGTTAAACGATGGGTTTCGATCCGGTGCTCGTTCTGAAGGGATTAGGCTCGCGCTGCCTTGCCCCTCCGTTAAAATACATCTAATATCTGACCGATACTACACGACTTTTCATCAGACTGATGATCTCTAATTCAAGAAATGAGACTAGTTTAATTGATGTGGGCTACACCTTCGACTAATTGAGGGTGGTTCTTTTTATCTGATATAGGTTACTAAATTTAAACCCATTTGCATAAAGATTTATTGTACTGTCTTAACATCAAGAGATTGACCATAGATCAAATTATTAGCTTTATCCTAATTAATGTATGTAATATCGGGTTTGccagtgaattattattatttctattcgAATTTCAGTTTAACATACTttgttgaaaataataataataataatgtcgtGGTTGCAGTTATTATTTGCGACAATTTAGATTATTAGACtgctacaataaaaatattagattttttaaaatcatgattattatttaaaatatgtattatttatattattactatcGTTGCAGTCTAGGgattatttacaataaatctgaataaataaataaataattagactGCAACAAAAAAGATATAaggaatattttatatttattatttatgatattttttattgttgcaaTGATTATGTagaatgcaataaaatataataaatatgttgaATTATAATTActtgctatattttatttttagttttattttttgttgcagTCTAATGATTATttacaacaaattaaaatacaataaaattgtaaatatgttcagtaattattattttaattattattgttatttttagcatACCAAGGCCATTTGTTAAAGTGCAGTGCTTCccgaaatgttttaaatattaaagaaagACTAATCTAATGATTATTTAGTCATGATTGAGTTGAACTACAGGCTGATGTTGAATGGCAGAGCTCTTAAGCACAGTCAGGGCAGCCCCTTATTAGATAAACCAAAGCAATTAGCAatttgaatgtaaatgtacagcCAATACACTCCAGTGGACCAGAGCCTCATCCACGAGGATCAAAGAGTGTGTGTTCAGGTGCACAAATCACCTCATTACTGTTGGGTTTGTGTACATGACAGTCAGTCCTTCATCCCTGGAGAAAGATAACTATCAAAAGAGCCAAGAGCCATAGTGATGGGTTACGACTTTAGATGAGTGCATCTCACGAAATCTGTCAAGAACAGGCCTGAAATCAAAGGGAAAAAAGCTTTTCTTTtcacttaaatatttaataattcatttagTCATATCTAATTTGTTATAATCACATCTTTTAATAATGATATCAAATGAGGCATATGAAATATTGCAAGactaattcattatatatatttcgattaaaaaaaatgatcagTGGCTGATGCATGATATAGTATGCAACAtttcctttaatttatttattcttttacatttacatttaatcatttagcagacgcttttatccaaagcgacttacaaataaaacaatagaagcagtcaggtcaacaagagaacaacaacagaatACAAGCGCCATGGCAAGTCTCAGTttaaaaatttgtaaaatttgtatttttaaataaattaaaagttttgCCAGTCTAAACAGTATTTTTAGTAATAAATGTTATCAAATGAGGCATATgcaaaattgctaaataaaaaaatatcaagtattttaattcttgtttttccatttcttttcttttttttctatgatTTCCATTTTGTCAGTGGTTGATGGATGATATAATTGACCATCAGTGTATAATATGCAACGTTTCAACCAAAATTGaaaacttatttaattttaaaaaatgttataaattcaaagttttcccaaagtcagttttttattattactattattaatattattattttgtaatatatggAGCCTTAAAAATAATGGTATGAAATAAGCAACATTGCAAATTAAGtcgaaaaaattaattaaattttccaaaaccatgtttttttttaaggtgtcaaattgtgttagttagctgtatttttagttatttttaacctaatcaaaataaccacactgcagtttgattgagattaacTGGAAAGCACAATGGTTTTTGAAAAagtatctgtttttgcaaattaactttattcatactgtgtgtgtgtatatatatatatatatatatatatatatatatatatatatatatatatatatatatgaagagttactTTGCAAAGCGATTACCattcaacatttattatttagcaAGTCAGTAAGGATATTGACAATAATAATATGACTGACCTATAATCATGTATGACATAAATGTGACATCAACTCATGTATTTCCTTTGCTTCTTCCAGGTTTGACCAATCAGGACACACACTACGTCACACACTTCGACCTTTCCTCGGTTCTGTCCGAGCGTCAGATCCATGCGGCGGAGCTGAGGATCCGTATTCCCAAAGACACCCAGCGAACGAACATCACGGTGGAGATCCGACACCAGCAGGACGAGTCCCTGGGTCAGCTGTCCGATTCCTCTCTGATGAGCGTCTCCCATCACTGGAGGGTCTACAACGCCACAGACCTGCTCCTAAACTGGATCGGGCCCAAACTCTCTGAGGGGAGAGCAGCGAGACACGCTCTTCACCCTCTTCACTCCGGGAGGAAAGCTGTGGACGGGATCCGTCACAGAGCCATGCTGCTGGTCTTCTCACACACCGTCTCTGGACAGAGCGAGCAGGACCGAGCCAGTCTCCTGCACACCGCCGAGACGTCTAAGTTTTTGTTTAACAGCGAAGGAAAGGAGGTGCGCAGAGACAAGCCACACAGGAGCAAGCGGGGCCGCAGGGGTCAGCCGATGAGGAACCCAGAGCCACTCCGGGCCCCGGCGGAGAAGAGCTCCATGTGCAGGAGGGTCGACATGCATGTGGACTTCAATCAGATCGGATGGAGCTCCTGGATCGTCTTCCCAAAGAAGTACAACGCGTACCGCTGCGAGGGGAGCTGCCCCAACCCTGTGAGCGAAGACCTTCATCCCACCAACCACGCTTACATGCAGGTGAGGCGCTCGTTATATTTATCTAGCTTtgcaattgtttttaatattaaataatgcatGCAGAATTTTTTGCATTACATACTGCATTCTTGGGGTTGTTATCATTTACTAAAAATAGCTTAAAATTGAttgcaaatgcatttaaaaaaactaaataaaaaaatgtaaaaactaaaaatgctatattaaattattaatacaaataaaatgttaatatagaaacttaaaatttatataaaaacatttacaccTTAAAAACGaaactaaacatttttattaattgaaataaaatgaatttaaaacaaagttacatttttaaaagttatttcagataacatttctcattatcatttagttttgtttgaaatattaaaataacttaatctgaaataaaattacataaaattcagttaaaactgaaaaatgaaactaaacttaaaaattgttacttgaaatgttaactgaagtaaaatatttaaaaaaacacaaacctattttatttcagctaaattAACTTACACTTTgtttaacttgaagtactaaaataactcagtcttaaactgaaataaagctacattaaaataagttatttaaaaaacgATATcaggaataaaaaaattaaataaaatcaaaataatttaacTCACTTTATTTCAGATAGCTGCCaaggaaacattttcatttagaagtactaaaacaactgaaataaaactacatagaaattctgttaaataaaattaaaattaaattaaaatatttaaaaaataaaaaaatatatattttcattaagtTGAACTTGAAttaactaaaataactgaaaactataaataaataaaaataaacagacatattaaaaaatttttacttacattttgtttaacttgaaatactaaaataactcttaaactgaaataaagctactgtacataaaaataagttacttaaaaaaaaacaataatagaaaatttttttttttataaaatatataaaattgtactcactttatttcagatagttgccaaggaaacattttcatttagatgcactaaaacaactgaaataaaattacatagaaattcacttaaaatgttaaaattaagttaaaattaaaatatttagatcATTAAATAGAATATTACATTGAACTTGAagtaactaaaataacaaaacaaaaacataaaaaaataaaaataaactaagacTTCTAAAACTTTCCTGGAATCTAAATGAAAACAAagtagttcaagttcaagtttatGTATATAGCACATTTATAAGAGTGTGTGAATAACGGTGAGGTAATGCTGTGGTTGTGTTTGTGCTGCAGAGTTTGCTGAAGTACTATGATCCCAGCAGAGTTCCTGCGGCCTGCTGCGCTCCGACCAGGACGAGTCCCCTCAGCATGCTTTACTACGAGAACGGAGAGCTGCTCCTCAGACACCACGAGGACATGCAGGTGGAGGAGTGCGGCTGTCTGTGACCAGCTTCATATCAAACACCTCCACCCCAGCTCCAGATGCAGCACGAGTTTCCCATCGTCCCGGGAAGAGATGATGGAAATAAGAACAGAAGATGCTCTTCAATCGTCTTCTGGAAGATCAGGAATATTTCGATCAGTCCTAGAAACTGATTAAAAAGATCTCAAGCACTGTATTTACTATGTaactatgtaaatatttattgtaaataatacataaataaagccTTGATATTTATgggaatataatatattaatcttTGTATAAAGAATGgacattaacaatattatttttgctaatagaaataaaagtatttgcctgAAAGTTTTTAAACAGCTCTTCATTGAATCATTTataaacatctatctatctatctatctatctatctatctatctatctatctatctatctatctatctatctatctatctatctatctatctatctatctatctatcaattacTAAATTGCCACagatttaagtaaatatatttatttgttatttttgtaaatacTATTAAATTGTGGTtccatcctttaaaaaaaattacagtaatttataaacaaatagagagatagatacataaataaatacaggatctacatactgtatatcagctttatttatttatttatttatgtaagcaCTGGCTAATAATACATTATCACCATTTGCAAAACAAATATGGAATGCATTTGTTCAAAgaaagtattttacatttttgtaattttaatgttttttaatggacAGATCCCAAGGAAAAAgaaatgcattcatataaataatgatattaatgataaataatctctttctctctctgttatacataaaaaaacacttaatatttgtgtaaattcacaatgttattttttataaaaagaaaaagtattttagaatttttttattgattccTTTATGAAAAGTGTGTGATCGTATTATACTGATTCTTACATTTGCTAAAAATCCTATATTTCTGTCTCATTCAAAGCCCCAAATTTAGTCAAATACGATTATTACAGAGAAAATGGCACTGAGAGtataaacccgattccaaaaaagttgggacactacaaattgtgagtaaaaaaggaaaggaacaatttacaaatctcataaacttacattttattcgcaatagaatatagataacataccaaatgttgaaagtgagagatTTTGAactgtcatgccaaatattggctcattttggatttcatgagagctacacactgcaaaaaagttgggacaggtagcaataagaggccggaaaaattaaatgtacatataaggaacagccggaggaccaatttgcaacttattaggtcaattgggaacatgatt from Carassius carassius chromosome 40, fCarCar2.1, whole genome shotgun sequence harbors:
- the ndr2 gene encoding nodal-related 2; protein product: MNAHGALRLLCYQLLLLGVFGKYDNHATRSTSPRSHRHHLPTYMMQLYRHFKLNQTRPVEKTEHEQADTIKSILSKSLTNQDTHYVTHFDLSSVLSERQIHAAELRIRIPKDTQRTNITVEIRHQQDESLGQLSDSSLMSVSHHWRVYNATDLLLNWIGPKLSEGRAARHALHPLHSGRKAVDGIRHRAMLLVFSHTVSGQSEQDRASLLHTAETSKFLFNSEGKEVRRDKPHRSKRGRRGQPMRNPEPLRAPAEKSSMCRRVDMHVDFNQIGWSSWIVFPKKYNAYRCEGSCPNPVSEDLHPTNHAYMQSLLKYYDPSRVPAACCAPTRTSPLSMLYYENGELLLRHHEDMQVEECGCL